In a single window of the Verrucomicrobiia bacterium genome:
- a CDS encoding PAS domain S-box protein: MGESLDDLARRQARLEGEALAREERMFSDMMVESMPGILYFYDMEGQFLRWNKNFEKVSGYSAEEIAGMHPLDFFTKGDKGLIEERIAEVFTKGESSVEALFLAKDGRTTPYFFTGRKVEFSNRLCLVGVGIDVSERKLAEAALRVSEHRYRTTLDSILEGCQLVGFDGRFLYVNDAAVAHNRRPKSDLLGRKITEVWPGIEQAPFYALIERGLKERLPGQEEVEFQFKDGTRGWFDLRVQPVDEGVLLLSIERTQRKLALDRLTASEQKYRELVENANSIILRMNSEGKITLMNEFGLRFFGYTAEEIAGRHLLETIVPSTESSGRDLQYLMEQICADPKAFEQNVNENIRRNGERVWVSWTNRIVQDEQGRVQEILSIGTDITEKRRAEMELRRSTELLRAVADNSPDAIFVKDMQGRYLLFNEGAARLVGRSAAEVLGKDDTAIFSLADVLVIKTSDMRVIESGEVLTTEDVLTAAGVTRTYLATKAPYRDVDGKIIGLVGISRDITERKRAAELIRVNEERFQLVAKATKDAIWDWDLVVNTLWWGQSFETLFGFQRREVEPSIESWTNRLHPEDHARVVDGIHAAIDKGESSWTDEYRFRRKDGSYAYVLDRGYILRDEEGKAIRMIGGITDISERRVAEEKLREQATLLDKAQDAILVRDLEHRVLFWNKSAERVYGWTAEEVMGRPLPEFLYKDDTAFKAATAAVLKQGEWVGEIDQKTKAGADIVVEARWTLVRDEAGQPKSILAINTDITQRKKLERQFLRTQRMESIGTLAGGIAHDLNNVLAPIIMSANLLKLEEADPDRVRILDTIETSASRGAAMVGQVLSFARGLEGRRVEVQAKHLIRDIIKITNETFPKNIRLQSRVSKDLWVLKADPTQLHQVLLNLCVNARDAMPDGGQITIMADNMMADSQYVAMNIEAREGPYLKIEVEDSGTGIPKNIIDSIFDPFFTTKEVGKGTGLGLSTVQAIVKGHGGFIRVYSEPGMGAKFSIYLPAEGTSCATETTTGEVKLPRGKGETVLVVDDEISIRQITKQTLEAFGYKVLLAVDGSEAISEYVKHQKEVALVLTDMMMPIMDGPATIQVLKRLNPDLRIIGASGINANSKVAQASGLGVAHFLPKPYTAEVLLNTIHEVLAAPAKS, from the coding sequence ATGGGAGAGTCTTTGGATGATCTGGCCCGGCGGCAAGCGCGTCTGGAAGGGGAGGCGCTGGCGCGGGAGGAACGGATGTTTTCCGACATGATGGTGGAGAGCATGCCGGGCATCCTGTACTTTTACGACATGGAGGGGCAGTTCCTGCGCTGGAATAAAAACTTCGAAAAAGTCTCCGGGTATAGTGCAGAGGAAATCGCAGGGATGCATCCACTGGATTTCTTTACCAAGGGAGACAAGGGGTTGATCGAGGAACGGATCGCGGAGGTTTTCACGAAGGGTGAATCCAGCGTGGAAGCTCTTTTTTTGGCGAAGGACGGGCGGACGACGCCTTACTTTTTCACCGGGCGCAAGGTGGAGTTCAGTAATCGCCTGTGTTTGGTGGGGGTGGGTATCGATGTTTCGGAGCGCAAGCTGGCGGAAGCGGCCTTGCGGGTGAGTGAACACCGTTATCGCACGACCTTGGACAGCATCTTGGAGGGTTGCCAGCTGGTCGGTTTTGATGGGCGTTTCCTTTATGTCAATGATGCGGCGGTGGCTCATAACCGGCGGCCCAAGTCAGACTTGTTGGGTCGCAAAATAACGGAGGTCTGGCCGGGGATTGAACAGGCACCGTTTTATGCGTTGATCGAGCGCGGTTTGAAGGAGCGTTTGCCCGGGCAGGAGGAGGTGGAATTCCAATTCAAGGACGGCACCAGGGGCTGGTTTGATCTGCGGGTGCAGCCGGTGGATGAAGGTGTCCTGTTGCTCTCGATCGAGCGAACGCAACGTAAGCTGGCGCTAGACCGCTTGACGGCCAGCGAACAGAAGTATCGCGAGCTGGTGGAGAATGCCAACAGCATCATCTTACGGATGAATTCCGAGGGCAAGATCACCTTGATGAACGAGTTCGGGTTGCGCTTTTTCGGTTATACTGCGGAGGAGATAGCGGGGCGGCATTTGTTGGAGACGATCGTGCCGAGCACGGAAAGCAGCGGCCGCGATTTGCAGTATTTGATGGAGCAGATCTGCGCGGACCCGAAGGCGTTTGAACAGAACGTCAACGAGAACATCCGGCGCAATGGGGAACGAGTCTGGGTCTCGTGGACAAACCGCATCGTGCAGGATGAACAGGGCAGGGTGCAGGAAATCCTGAGCATCGGCACGGACATCACGGAGAAGCGGCGGGCGGAAATGGAATTGCGGCGCTCGACGGAATTGTTACGGGCGGTGGCGGACAATTCGCCGGATGCGATCTTCGTGAAGGATATGCAAGGGCGTTACCTGCTGTTCAATGAAGGTGCGGCGCGGCTGGTCGGGCGCAGTGCGGCGGAGGTCTTGGGCAAGGATGACACCGCCATCTTCTCCCTGGCGGATGTGCTGGTGATCAAAACCAGTGACATGCGGGTGATCGAGTCCGGAGAGGTGCTTACGACGGAAGATGTGCTGACAGCCGCCGGGGTGACCCGCACTTATCTGGCGACAAAAGCCCCGTATCGCGACGTGGATGGGAAGATCATAGGATTGGTCGGCATCTCCCGGGACATCACAGAGCGCAAGCGGGCGGCGGAGTTGATACGGGTCAATGAAGAACGGTTTCAGTTGGTGGCCAAGGCCACGAAGGATGCCATCTGGGATTGGGATCTGGTGGTGAACACGCTGTGGTGGGGGCAGAGCTTTGAGACGCTCTTCGGTTTTCAACGGCGTGAAGTGGAGCCGTCGATCGAGTCTTGGACGAACCGGTTGCACCCGGAGGATCATGCCCGGGTGGTGGATGGAATCCATGCGGCGATTGATAAAGGCGAGTCGAGTTGGACGGATGAGTATCGTTTCCGGCGCAAGGATGGTTCCTATGCCTATGTGTTGGATCGCGGCTACATTTTGCGGGATGAGGAAGGCAAGGCGATCAGGATGATCGGCGGGATCACGGATATCAGCGAGCGAAGGGTCGCCGAGGAGAAATTGCGCGAACAAGCCACGTTGCTGGACAAGGCGCAGGACGCCATTTTGGTCCGTGATCTGGAGCATCGGGTGCTCTTCTGGAACAAAAGCGCGGAACGGGTCTATGGCTGGACGGCGGAGGAAGTCATGGGGCGGCCTTTGCCTGAGTTTTTGTACAAAGACGACACGGCGTTCAAGGCGGCGACGGCTGCCGTTTTGAAACAGGGGGAATGGGTCGGCGAGATCGATCAGAAGACCAAGGCTGGAGCGGATATCGTGGTGGAAGCGCGCTGGACCTTGGTGCGGGATGAAGCAGGCCAGCCCAAATCAATCCTGGCGATCAATACGGACATCACCCAGCGCAAGAAACTGGAACGCCAGTTCCTGCGCACGCAACGGATGGAAAGCATCGGCACGCTGGCGGGCGGTATCGCTCACGATCTAAACAATGTGCTCGCGCCGATCATCATGTCTGCCAACTTGCTCAAGCTGGAGGAGGCGGATCCGGATCGGGTGCGGATACTGGATACGATTGAGACCAGCGCGAGTCGCGGTGCGGCGATGGTGGGGCAGGTGTTGTCCTTCGCGCGCGGCTTGGAGGGACGGCGCGTTGAGGTGCAGGCCAAGCACCTGATCCGTGACATCATCAAGATCACGAATGAGACGTTCCCGAAGAACATCCGGTTGCAGAGCCGAGTGAGCAAGGACTTGTGGGTGCTCAAGGCGGACCCCACGCAGTTGCACCAGGTGTTGCTGAATCTGTGCGTGAACGCGCGTGACGCCATGCCGGATGGCGGGCAGATCACCATCATGGCCGATAACATGATGGCGGACTCCCAATACGTAGCGATGAACATCGAGGCGCGTGAAGGCCCTTATCTGAAGATCGAAGTGGAAGATTCCGGCACCGGCATACCGAAAAATATCATCGACAGCATCTTCGATCCGTTCTTCACGACGAAAGAGGTGGGCAAGGGAACCGGGCTGGGGTTGTCCACTGTGCAAGCCATTGTGAAGGGGCATGGAGGTTTTATCCGGGTGTATAGCGAACCAGGCATGGGGGCGAAGTTCAGCATTTATCTGCCGGCTGAAGGCACCTCCTGTGCCACTGAAACCACGACAGGTGAAGTGAAACTGCCGCGCGGAAAGGGGGAGACGGTCTTGGTGGTGGATGATGAGATATCCATCCGCCAGATAACCAAGCAAACCTTGGAAGCCTTCGGCTACAAGGTGCTGTTGGCAGTGGATGGCTCGGAGGCGATCTCAGAGTATGTGAAGCATCAGAAGGAGGTAGCCCTCGTGCTGACGGACATGATGATGCCCATCATGGATGGTCCGGCGACCATCCAAGTATTAAAACGGCTTAACCCGGACTTGCGGATCATCGGGGCCAGCGGCATCAATGCCAACAGCAAGGTGGCCCAGGCCAGCGGCTTGGGGGTTGCTCATTTCTTGCCCAAGCCTTACACGGCGGAAGTATTGCTGAACACCATCCATGAAGTGTTAGCTGCTCCGGCCAAATCGTAG